ACCTCTGACTTCCCGATCTGGCTTGATCTGTCTGATTTGTCTCAAATGACCGACAAATTCATCGTCCCGCAACGACGGTCTGGAATGCCAATCGTTTTGTCGTGAGGTCGCTCGCCTATGACAAGCGAGTTGGCTAGAACTTAACGATACCGTCGGTCTCGGAGTTACCATGCCGTCAAAATTTGCTGATGGTGGCACATGAGTCGATTAGCTGCAATCCGAGAACCCTAGGTATGGGGTCTTCGCTCAGGTGTTGAACGTCACGCTAAAATAGGGGGCATGAGCCGTCGCGGCCATCAGCGCGCCCGCGCCCCGATGCAGATCGGGGTGCGCTGCGTTGGCTGAGTACCGCCTTGACGAACTCGCGAAGATCTCTGGTGTCAGTGCCCGCAATATCCGCGCCTACCGTGAACGAGGGTTGCTGGACCCTCCGCGCCGGGTCGGCCGTGCCGCGCTCTACGACGACTACCACTTCTCCCAGCTACGCACCATCACGCAGCTGCTGCAGCGGGGCTTCAACTCGGCCCACATTGCCGAGTTCTTCGCGAGCATGCGTCAAGGCGCCGACTTGGCCGACATCCTGGGGATCCAGCGTGCGCTCCTCGGGCCGCGGGCAGACGGTTATCCCGGGGGCGTGCCGGTCCAGGCGAGTCCGGGGGACGGAGAGACGTCGGCCGGGCTGCCCGTCATCCACATCGATCCGGCGGGCAGTGAGGCGGGTCGGCTGATCGACGCCAGACTCGCCGAGATGCGGAATGGCCGCGTTGTCTGTCTGGATCCGAAAATCGCCGAGGTTCTAGGGCGGACCACGGATCACCTGCCGTACGTCCGCGCCCTGTTACAGATCTACGACTCGACCCGCAACGCCATCAATGATTTGGCGGTCGCTTACCTGCGGGCACTGGAGCGGTACATCGAAGCGAAGTTCGGCGATGACCACGTGCTGCGGGACGGCGAGGTCGACGAATTGGGCCGGGCTTCCCAGGATTACCGCGATCTGTGGGACCGCGTCGTGTCGGATCGGCTGAGCGAATCACTGCAGCGGCAGGAGTCGACGGCGGTGTCGCGCTACACCACCGGGATTCTGAGCGAAGCCGGGCGACAGTAAGGCCGGCTACACCCTGGTGCCTGCGGGGTCACCGCCGATGCGTTGAGCCAGCCACACCGGAATGATCGCGACGACGGTCAGCGCAGCGGCGACCACATTGATCACGGGTGCCTGGTTGGGGCGGAACAGGTTTCCGAAAATCCAGATCGGCAGCGTCTGCACCGTTGGTCCCGCAGTGAACGTGGTGACGACGATCTCGTCGAAGGACAACGCGAAGGCCAACACCGCACCCGCGACCAGCGAGCCCCGCAGCATCGGGAAGGTCACGTAGCGAAACGTCTGCCACGGCGACGCGCCGAGGTCGGCCGACGCGTCCTCCAGATGCCCGCCCATGCGGCGCAGTCGTGCCTGCGTGTTGTTGAAGACGATGACGATGCAGAAGGTGGCGTGTCCGACGATGACGGTGGCCAGGCCGAGACCCACACCCAACGCGGAGGTGAACGTCGCGTTCAAAGCGATACCGGTGACGATGCCGGGCAGCGTAATCGGCAGTACCACCAGAAAACTCACCACGTGCTTGCCGAAGAAGTCGTAACGCTGGACGGCGACGGCGGCCATCGTGCCCAGCACCAGCGCGATCGCCGTGGCGCCCAGGCCGACCACCGCCGAATTCGCCAGCGACTTCCACATGCCATGGCTGTTCCAGGCGTCCGACCACCAGTGCAGGGTGAAACCGGTAGGCGGGAAGGCGAAAGTGCGCGAACTGTTGAACGCGTTGATCACCACGAGAAGCAGTGGTATGTAGAGAAACAGCAGCACCAGCAGTACCCATCCCACGACCAGACGGCGGGCTGTGGTCGACAGCATCAGACGTTCTCCAGTGCGCCGGTGCGCCGCATCGCGAGCAGGTAGGCCACGATCGCCAGCAGCGGGATGATCGACAGCGCCGCCGCCAGCGGCTGGTTGTTGGCGGTGACGAGCTGGCCATAGATGATGTTGCCGAGCAGTTGGGTCTTGCCGCCGACGATCGTCACCGCGATGTAGTCGCCGAGCGACAGCGAAAAGGTGAAGATCGAGCCCGCGGCGATACCGGGGAACACCAACGGCGCCACCACCATTCGGAGCGTGGCCGCGTCGGAGGCGCCGAGATCGGAGCTCGCGTCGATCAGCGAGTCCGGCACGCGGGAGAACGCTGCGAACACCGGGATGACCATGTATGGCAGCCAGAGGTAGGTGAGGGTCACGATGGTGGCGACCAGCCCGTAGCCGGGCGTGTAGTCCATCGCCCACGAGAGCGGCCCTTCCGGAGACAGCAGCATCCGCCACGCATACGCCTTCACCAGGTAACTGGCCCACAGCGGTGTCGTCACCGCCACCACGAGCGCCAAACGCACTCGCGGCGAAGCGATCTTGGCCATGTAGAACGCCAGCGGCACGGCGAGCACCGCGCAGAGCACTGTGACGGTCAACGCCACCGACACGGTCCGCACCGTCGCCGTCCGGAAGATGTCATCGGTCAACACCCGCGCGACGTTGTCGAACGTGAACGAGCGCACCACGGCGCCGGTGAAGGAGTTGGTACTCCAGAAGGCCGAAACCAAAAGCACCGCAAGGGAGCCGAGATACGCGACGATCAGCCAGGTCAACGGCGGCGTGAGCAGGAGCGCGAGGCTGATGCGCCGCCGCACCGATACCGACTGGGCGACCCCGCGCGGCATCACCCCTTGATTTGCTGCCACTTGTCGACCCACTCGTTGTAGGCCGTGCAGTTGTCGCCGCTGCCGTCGACGCAGTTCTTCTGCGGAGTGGTCCAGTAGTGGATCTTCGAGGCGAAGGTTTCGTCGGTGGCGTGGTAGATCTCGCAGAAGTCCGCCTGGGAGGTGTGCTCACACGCCTCGGTGTTGGCGGGCGCCTCGCCGAAGAACTCGGCAACCTCGGCGTTGACCTCCGGCGAGGTGATCCAGTTCATCCACTTGTACATGCAGTTGGGGTGGGCGGCTTTCGCCGAGAGCATCCACGTGTCCGACCACCCGGTCGAACCCTCCTTGGGCAGAACCGTGTTGACCTGCACCCGATTTCCCGCGCCGATGGTGTTCGCGATGACCTGCCACGTCGTCCCTATGACCGAGGTGCCGGATTCGAACGCCTGCACCTCCTTGGTGTAATCCGACCAGTACTCACCGATGTTCTCCCGCTGCTTCATGAGCAGTTCGGTTGCGGCGTCGAGTTGTTCGGGCGTCAGCGAATACGGGTCCTTGATACCGAGCTCGGGCTTGGTCTTGGACAGATACAGCGCCGCGTCAGCGATGTAGATGGGGGAGTCGTACGCGGTGACCTTTCCCTTGTACTTGCCCGCGTCGTCGAACACGGCCGACCACGAGTTCGGCGCATCGCGAACGACATCGATGTTGTACATCAGCAGGTTGGCTCCCCAGCCGTGCGGGATCCCGTACATCTGGCCGTCGACGGAATTCCACGGCTTGTCTTTGAGGAACGACGAAATCGAGGCGTAGTTCGGGACGAGATCGGTGTTGACCGGCGCCACGTCACCGGCATAGATCAGACGAAGCGTCGCGTCACCGGACGCCGAAACACCGTCGTACTGACCGCTGCGCATCAGCGCGACCATCTCGTCGGAGGTGTTGCCGATCTTCACGTTGGTCTGGCAACCGGTCTCCTGCTCGAACGGCGTCACCCAGTCAGCCGTGCTGTCGTTTGAGCCGTCCTCGGCGTAGCCCGCCCACGCGATGAGGTTCAGCTCGCCCTCGCCGTCACCGAGGGCCGCCAGCGGCTCCAACTTCGGCGGTTTCTCGCCGGTGCTGGCTTGTTCGGAACTGCAGGCGGTGCTGCCGGCCAGCACGAGTAGGGCACACGCGGTGAACACCAGGGCGGCCCGTGACTTCGACGGCATTCGTCACTCCTCTTTCGTCAGGCTGTGCACGGCTTTGTCCGGCCATGCCAACGTTATTGCGCTGCCGTGCT
The nucleotide sequence above comes from Mycolicibacterium moriokaense. Encoded proteins:
- a CDS encoding MerR family transcriptional regulator — encoded protein: MAEYRLDELAKISGVSARNIRAYRERGLLDPPRRVGRAALYDDYHFSQLRTITQLLQRGFNSAHIAEFFASMRQGADLADILGIQRALLGPRADGYPGGVPVQASPGDGETSAGLPVIHIDPAGSEAGRLIDARLAEMRNGRVVCLDPKIAEVLGRTTDHLPYVRALLQIYDSTRNAINDLAVAYLRALERYIEAKFGDDHVLRDGEVDELGRASQDYRDLWDRVVSDRLSESLQRQESTAVSRYTTGILSEAGRQ
- a CDS encoding ABC transporter permease, which gives rise to MLSTTARRLVVGWVLLVLLFLYIPLLLVVINAFNSSRTFAFPPTGFTLHWWSDAWNSHGMWKSLANSAVVGLGATAIALVLGTMAAVAVQRYDFFGKHVVSFLVVLPITLPGIVTGIALNATFTSALGVGLGLATVIVGHATFCIVIVFNNTQARLRRMGGHLEDASADLGASPWQTFRYVTFPMLRGSLVAGAVLAFALSFDEIVVTTFTAGPTVQTLPIWIFGNLFRPNQAPVINVVAAALTVVAIIPVWLAQRIGGDPAGTRV
- a CDS encoding ABC transporter permease: MPRGVAQSVSVRRRISLALLLTPPLTWLIVAYLGSLAVLLVSAFWSTNSFTGAVVRSFTFDNVARVLTDDIFRTATVRTVSVALTVTVLCAVLAVPLAFYMAKIASPRVRLALVVAVTTPLWASYLVKAYAWRMLLSPEGPLSWAMDYTPGYGLVATIVTLTYLWLPYMVIPVFAAFSRVPDSLIDASSDLGASDAATLRMVVAPLVFPGIAAGSIFTFSLSLGDYIAVTIVGGKTQLLGNIIYGQLVTANNQPLAAALSIIPLLAIVAYLLAMRRTGALENV
- a CDS encoding ABC transporter substrate-binding protein, whose product is MPSKSRAALVFTACALLVLAGSTACSSEQASTGEKPPKLEPLAALGDGEGELNLIAWAGYAEDGSNDSTADWVTPFEQETGCQTNVKIGNTSDEMVALMRSGQYDGVSASGDATLRLIYAGDVAPVNTDLVPNYASISSFLKDKPWNSVDGQMYGIPHGWGANLLMYNIDVVRDAPNSWSAVFDDAGKYKGKVTAYDSPIYIADAALYLSKTKPELGIKDPYSLTPEQLDAATELLMKQRENIGEYWSDYTKEVQAFESGTSVIGTTWQVIANTIGAGNRVQVNTVLPKEGSTGWSDTWMLSAKAAHPNCMYKWMNWITSPEVNAEVAEFFGEAPANTEACEHTSQADFCEIYHATDETFASKIHYWTTPQKNCVDGSGDNCTAYNEWVDKWQQIKG